In Anopheles arabiensis isolate DONGOLA chromosome 2, AaraD3, whole genome shotgun sequence, the genomic window TTTATTTAGTGTTGCGTGTTGAAGCGTACCAGAAAGGGCGCAATGGAAGAAAGAGAACGAGGAAAAAGATTACCAAACActccaaaaacaaagcattaaaaaaacaacaaaaaccgaaaTACAAACATCCTTGCCCGGGACCAACCAAACCATAGTACAGAGAAGAGCATTAGAAGAAGATGAACTAAACGTCGATTGGGTTAAGAAAGATTTGCTTTAGAACGGTTTCGGACCCCAAGTAACCCGCTGTTCCCGCGTTGTTGTCTCGCGCTATCTTTTATCTGGTTGTTGTATTGATGGAACAAAATGagacaaatatttaaaatactatcaaacaaacaaaaaaacccaaataaaaacaataaaaaacggTCAGTTAAAAAGCGAACAAGACACAGGACGGTGAGGCGAACGTGAAACAGGATTCGGCAATTATTGTTCAACAAAATACACAGCAGCAgtcacagagagagagagagagggagtagAGTAAAGCGGTAAAACGTATTTCAAATGGTGCATTATTATATAAAACATCATCGCTCTAACCTCTGGTTCGCGGTTAGAAGTCagttaaataaaagaaatgaaaaaatgaaatattattcaaagcaaaacaaaagcatggGGCTGACCAGCATGGAGGAAATGTGTTTATCCGTGTGGAAGTaatgcaaacaacaaacgtcgtttaaatgtgttttgtttttatttctctcttcACTTTGTTTGGATTAGTTCCGATCGACAAGCAGTCTaaattcatcatcatcttcttcttcttctccgttttgttttaccttaATTGCATACACTTTCTACTTTGGTCTTAATATAAAATTCGTATCATTTTTCTGCCTTCTCTATTTTTTGccgaatttaatttttttttattccttttttctttcctactggtttgtgtgttgtgtgtgtgcacgcgccTGCACAAGCGAGTGTAGCGTTTGTTTCTAACCTACATCTAATGCATTTTTTCGTTCACGAAAATAAAGTTCAAGAAAGCACACACTCTGGTGCGTGCACAAACACAACGCTTTGCGCGTGCATTATCTGCTCCTACTTTCCTGCAGTCTGCTgagggcaaaaaaacacacgccaaGAAGCATCCCAATTACCGTTTCCGTCCCACACAAATGGCACACGAGGAAAACTAACATACTTCGGCGGCAGATCGGGCCAAACTGGGATACGTGCAAGCATGCAGCGGGAGAAGGAGCACGTCCAAAGGAGGGAAGTTAACGGATGCGCGCACGCGGTGCACACGGTTTCCTGCCGCGTTTCCGCCGGCCGGTTATGGCCGGCTGCTTGCTGCGACATCATGCCGACTGGGCCATTTGTTGGCCGGGATGTTCGACGGttgtggtggcggcggcgctATTGCTTCGGCTGCTCGACATCGCGGTGCCGCTACTGCTCGACGACGCGCTTCGTCGGTCGCTGGTCCCCACCGATAGATGTCGCTCTGCGTGTTGTTTGCCTTTTCTTACAGCGGTACTGGCTTTGGCGTACGCACGTGATTTGCCCAGCTGCGAAGcggccggtgccggtggtggtggcggtggtcgTCCACTTTCTAGCTCGTTCACCCAGGCCGGCCCATGGGCCGGGAGCTCCGTGGCGGACAGTTTGGAGGCGACGGCAGCATTCGACAGTGGCcggccactgctgctgctgctgttgctgccgctgctgattCCTTTGGTTGCATCCTTCGGCGAATGGGGCGACGGGGAGGAGGAGATCGCATGACCGCCGGATGCGGCTGGCACCTCGCCACTGCCCGCCGTGTCCTGCTTTTTCCACTTGGTGCGCCGGTTTTGAAACCATATTTTTACCtgtgtaaaaaatataaaaaaacagggGAAACAAATTAGTCACTCATTAGAATAGTGATTGGTTCGGGAGACGggtggaaaacacaaacacaggaaGCGGGGTGACGCAGAGAAGTTAAATAATCACCATGGCGACCCACACAAGGATTAGTCGCTTCCTGCAAACAGCCGGCGTGAGGCAAACCATCTAGTAGGGGCCACGACGCTCACAAAGACCTAATATACCCCGCACTCATCTCCACTTCTACTTGGACCATTTTCCTTTTGTGCCACTTGTAGCTCGcgtcgcgcgtgtgtgtgtgtggaaagccACTAGAGATTAattatctcacatttcgtggGGTGATTCTTCATCCGAACGAGCAATTCCTCACGCACCgatgacaaacaaacacgcacacacacacatgtcgaTTTACGTCGAGGCAGGTCGACGGAGCAAACGAAATGGGACAGGGGGTGGAGGGAAAATTTGAGAAAATATTGTTGTCAAAATCATTTGAATGACACAAATGAGCCTCTCACGTCGACGAAAACGATCATCACCACCGTGTATAGCTTCTGTTCTCTCGGCGGGGAACGTTTCGGTTCGGTGTTTAGTGAAATATGGTTTCTCTGTAGTTGTGTACAGTGGGGGCCACCTAAAGTCGGACCCCAGACAGTTCTCTAGACCACTTATCGGAAAACTTTCTTCACCCATCGATGAGGACACACTTCCATCGATGGTAGTATCcaaatttttctttcatattcATTTGTTTCTTGTATTATTGAagattttacagggttttccacgatttattggtcagttcccatgatttttaggtgttttccatgattttttgatcgtatcccataggtttttggttcgtttccataatttattggtattttccgattggatatcaatacaattggaccaaaaaattctgggaaactgtcaaaaaatcgtggaaacgcaccaaaaaaatatgggaacccaccaaaaattgatgggaaccaaacAATAAATCGtcggaaaccctgtatgaagAAAAACTGACAAAATTTTATCTATAATTTCATTCCTGATACAGTGAAGTCTCTCTAAGATGTagtctcttcaagatgaattGTGTCTTTAAGATAAATTTTTAGACGGTCCCGTCATAATCCAAACATTTTATATCTCTAAAAGGGTAAGATCTCTCTTGCACTCTGTAAGGTACATATGAGATTTGGCAGCCGAAATTCTCttaaatttttgaatttttgaacGACATTTTTGAACGACAGTTCACAAAAATATTGGTGCAAGGATGCCAGGTTTTTTCGCTGATTTCATGGAAACTTCATAGCAACAACTTCATAAGCTTTCCTCAACATGAATCTCTCTAAGTTGACAGTCCCTTGAAGAGCCACCTTAGAGAGATTGCTCTGTACTTTTAAATGATTTCCTTACTTTACAGGATTTTTTCACGAGTTCTCATAGCCGTGGAACACTGAATGAACTCTTTCTAAGGTGAAataaacttaatgtaatgggaattggactctatagcacccttgttggacaaatccaataggatttTTCAAGGAGCTGGTCCAATTACCAAAacatgaagttcacttccaataggaaagagtcaagaaagtgtccgacatctatgagaacccctggaaaaccctgtaaaattacgaaaaacaacaatacccGCTTTAAAATTACCCCGATATTGAAATTGATTAATCCGGACCGCTGAGCGCATGACCTAGGTTATTTAATACGCAGATGACCACCCAAACTAGTCGATGTACCTTTCATAACTGATATCAAATGTGTTAAGAACCATATTGGTCAATATTGGCATGCTACGTGGTCATTTTGCTATGAAATGAAGACTGACACTCAGTGGACCGCATAAATTTCATATatttatcacatttatgcATAGTGTTCCGAGATTTTGAAAGACAACGATCGGATTTTTGCAGGGACATAACTAATGAGTGTCCTCACCGATAGGTGAAAAAGGTTTTCCAATAAGTGGTCTAGAGAACTGCCACCAGGGTGCCGTAAAGTCAGATAATAGGTGAAAATATGAGGTGTCCGACTTTAGGTGGCCGCCACTGTATCTGCCCTCCCGCATGCCCATGgcttggatggatggatggatgctCTCGCACGGGGCCGGGGATGATGGATTGTACTAAAAATAACACATTACACTCaaaacttttctttttataaCTGTCGCTTTTTATGATTGTTGGAGCAGTTAAACACCATCAACTGGCGGGGGGAGGGGACGACACCTCTTCTTCTCTCACCTCTTCGAGCACTGATTAAAATGAAGAGCCAGTTCACCTCCAAACCaagggggaggaaaaacaCGGCCGGAGCCAGGGTTGGTGGTGTCGAATAGAAAATAAACatctcatttttaattttatatccTGTGCTACCGCCGTTTCGGGGTGCCGTCATATGTCTTCGTCAGCTGTGGGACGCCGCCACCGACACACGGTAAAACGCGTGcagtttgggtgtgtgtgacgaGCTCCGTGCTGTTAAACGAGAGTGGCTTAAGCGTTTCCGCCCGCACAAAGGACGCACCAAGACAGTCCATCAACAAGACAGACGGATAATGACAACCGCGCGTTTCCGTCCTCCAGGGCAGTTCATTCCACGCCCCCCTCAATCCGAAACAGCAGTAACGTTAGAATCGGTTGGAAACGGAGCGAAGGCGAAGGGGATGCTGCTTCGCTGATCGCTAGCAATACGAGCTGGTGAAGAATGCGTTCTGTAACACACGATTGAAACTAAATCATTCGCCCAGCAGCAAGCGCGTTGGCTTTTACTACCTTTCATGCTCTTTTGCAGTAGCACGCGTACGGGTACGAGGGCGCGAACGATCATAAATGGTTCAGTCGGCGGAGTGTGGTTGTTTCGTTTTGATGTTTGCCGCCGCGCGCACCATCCGCACGGACCGCGGATCACCGGATCACGTTAGCTCCGATCGTAACCtcaacacgcacgcacgcacgcaccagCGAGGCCAGACACCAGGAACCAACCAGGGGTGTGTGAAGGGGTCTCCCGCATTGTATATGCGCCATCCATCCCCCAttcgcgcgagagagagagagagagagagagagagaaagaacgagACATGACGACGGGACCAACGAACGGCGGTCTCACTCACAGCAGAAGAGAAGTTGTCAATCAGTTTTACGAGgcggaataaataaataaaacaaattaagccgccaccgtcgtcttctcgAGCGAACCCGACCGGCGATATTAACTAATGAGTGCGCGCTGGGGAGGGATTAACGAAAACCGAACCTCAAAGGACATCATTTTGTGGGAGGACGGAAATATCTTCTGTTTGTGGGaggtttttttcatgaatttacCCCCCAGACgtaaagggtgtgtgtgttttgaagaATTTCCTTTACCAcaccgaacaacaacaacaccggcGAAACGATGTTTATTAGTTGCAAATAACTGCTGCTTAATAGACTCGTTGTGCTCGGTGTCGGGAGACCCAAGTTTTGGGTGCAATCGATCAGAATTACATTGGCATTTAACGCCAAATAAAAATGGTTAATAATGATGAAACGATGAAACTGTAATATCGATTAGCTTTCGATTCATTCGCCCATCCCATAGGTCTGTTATGATTACGACTCGCACCtctatatttatattaataaCAGGCTTGCTGATTTGCTCCCCACCCTAGAGCTCTAAGACGTAAAGCAgatctcttttttttatctttctcttCCGCTTCCGTCTCTGCATGAAACGATCGTTTACCGACAGTCGCTCACTTAACCTTTGCTCCTCCTCCTATCGACACTGGTAGGAGCATCTACATGGCATTCCATTCGGCATTCCAAGCTGTTCTTATGCTATCCAGAACAAAATCAATCCTGTTTTGATGGTGTACCAAACATTCAAACGTACATTTTTGCTCCCCCCTGCCAATGGAATGTGAACGGATTAGGCTCGGAAGGGTGGTGTGTTTTCTTGTTAAATACATTTCTGTGGAGGAGGTACCATCAGATGCCTGATTTCGTTTTATGatgacatttatttttaataggTTCAACTTATTACTCTGTGATTTTAGACCATGTGGTTTTAACCTCGGAGTTTTTCAGCTAATCACGTTTAACTTTGGAGAGTTCTTTAAAGTTAAAATTAGacacatttattttgtgtaGAAGGTAGTATTACTTTTTCGATTCGGATTTTTCAACTGTAAGAAACCtcgtctttttttaatttttcatatttgGATCACGAAGGAAATTGATCTTCCCTCTTCACCCCCTTCTGCGGCCCCCTTCAAATTATTTGAGAAAGCAACTAGCGGGAAGGTTTATTGGATTATTAGTGTTGAACGGTTGAGAAGATTGCTGTTATCCGAGCGGGCTTGATTTATCCGTTCACATCCGTTCGCCTTCGTAAGAACTTCTtccaaaatgttttcaaaaatataattaaatcaGGAAAGAACTATTAAATTGATGGTAAAGTATCTGCATAGaattttcatatttcatattactttattgtttgttacatttaatttgtttgaccAGTATTGTCCTTCTTGTGACTATTATGTTATCATTGCCTATCTATCTGTGAACTCAAATGGGCTAAATGATGACCTTAGATGTGTTATATTTGTCATGTGTTAGATTATTATCATAGGTGCATCATTAATTGAATGACAtcaaattatatatttttttaattttaaccaAAATATGACTGACAAATGATGATAATCttccaccaaaacaaaaatgctcaATGCTCCGAAAGATTATCCATCGAATGGTAGCAAAATTTTAAGTTCAGCCTAAAAACTGCCCAAGATATTGGCAAATAATGGCGAAAAAGTTGAATGTACTATCATTTCGTTGAGCAACTGTTTATCTATttaggggcggtcccgtggttcAGTCGTCAACTCTAACGActcaacatgcccgtcatggagtcatgggttcaagcctacaaTGGACCGtcctcccgtagcaaggactgacctATCCGGCTTAACTGGCATGGGGTAATGAAGTAACTCTCAAAAGCCTTATATAATAGGATTGGTATGTCCTCGTAGGGACGCTAcgccaaataaaagaagaagactaTCTATTTAACGTCCATTGTAAGAACgtataatgtttaattttttaaatacactCTACTGAATATGAATTGCAAAATAGCGCTTATTATAGCGCataactcttcttcttcttcattggcaacaacaaccgttgtcggtcaaggcttgTCTGCCCCACTGGTGAAGTGAGctcggctttcagtgacttattgttaccatagcaggatagtcagtcctacgtatgggggcacagTCTGGTcaattcggggcttgaacctatgacgggcatgttgttaagtcgcaTAACTCtaaatgtatttaattttgaaattggTAGGCACAGGGCAAATATTTGGAGAAATTAAACTAAAGCATTACTGGTGAGAGCTCGCTGTCGGAAATAACCGATTCCGTATTCAGAATCAATTCCAAAGCCGATTCCAAAGCAGATTCCGGAGTAGATTTTGGAGCCAACtccaattccggaatcggctctggagtCAGAATCGGTTCCAAAAGGGGAATCAAACTTGGCTCCGGAATCCGAGTCAGTTCTAGAATTGAAATCAGATGTATTAGAAACGAAAACAGTCccggaatctccatgagaatggttCGTTTACAAGTAGCTGCATAAGGACCCAATCGTCTATTCTCATAGTGATACCGAAATCTAATTTGATTCCGTAGCCGCTTCTGTTTGGGGAGCCGACTTCGATTTtagagccgatttcggaactggtttcggaaactgattccggacctactatccaaTCCGATTCCAAAAACTTCGGGTCTATTTGGAATCGAATTCGaccaaaatttcatttttcccatcactaatttGCATGACTTTCCCAATTAGATGACTTTCAATTCATAACAAATCGAATGTAAATTGCGCAAATCACAATGCAATTTAAATTGCAAATGAGCGTATGATCTTGTTTTGAGATGTTTACaatgattttcatcaaataGGGTAGCAATATAGCCAAGATATATCGAAGATCCTTCAGAACAAtatctttcttattttttcgACTTTAAATGTGAAGTGGAGTttagggtttcccacgatttattggttggttcccatcaattttggtgggttcccatatttttggtgcgttcacgatttttggtcgtttcccagaatttgttggtccaattgtattgatatccaattggaaaataccaataaaatatgggaacgaaccaaaaatctataggatacgaccaaaaaatcgtgggaacgcaccaataaatcatgggaactgaccaataaatcgtgggaaaccctgtattggaACGTAGCTGAAATTAAGGCAAATATTTCACGCAATGTACCTTAACGCGTTTGGGTAGCACAAGTAGCACCACTACATAAATGAGTAAACCCGTTTACTGAAGTAAATAAATGCATAAGCAGTAAGTCACATACACCCAAATCAAATCACACCCTACCTGTGTTTCCGTAACGTTCAACAGCTTGGCCATTTCCGTCCGCTCGTTCGACGAAAGGTACTTCTTCACCTCGAACTGTTTCTCCAGCTCGAAGATCTGGCGCCCGGTGAAGGTGGTGCGCGCCTTCTTCTTGCGCCGATGGTGACTAGGGacgctggtggtggtcgttTCCTCCTCGGTCAGCACGGCGCCGGCGGTCACACCGTTCGACGGCACGCCCGCCGGCTTCGGCAGCGAAAACAGCGTCGACATGGTCATTGTGGCCGAGGCGACAGCATCGCTGACCGCGCTAAAGTGGCCGTCGGCCGTCGAGGAGTCATCGTTCGACATGCAGATGTCCGAGTCGGCATCGCTCGAGTGGGCCAGTGCTGGAGGTGGCACAACGCTCCGCGGccgttgctggtggtgggcCGGCGTAAGATGGGCCGGCGTGTGTCGCTGATGGTAGTGCACCGAGGAGGATCGTGTCGATTCTTGCGTGGAGTCTGAAAAGAggaaataatataaaattattagTTAGTTCTATTCATCTGCTCGTCTGCTCGAACACATTCAGGTGCTGATTTTACCTTCTTCGGACATAATTTTCCGCTCGTGAAAACGTTCCAATGAATTCCGACCTAAGCTGGGCGTTTTTCTACGTACAGGAGGCGTTACATCCGCCGACGATGTGTGTTTCACTATGCACAGATTGAGCGGTTCATCGTTGGGACTCATGGGGCGCGTCCGTTCGACCACATTGGGCCGCTTCTCTTCGATCTCCTCCTCATCGCTGTCATCGTCCTGATCGACGGTAATGTTGTCCTCGTCCTCGACTAtcgatcgctgctgctgctgctgatgctgatgctgctccTCGACATCGGTTGGACGGTAATAGGCGGATGAAACGTCATCACGGCATTCCTCTTTGCTGGCAGCGTCGAAGAGCCTGCGGTACGGCAGTTTGGTGTGATTGTCTTCCCGCACTGGGACATGGGAATTTGGCGTACCAACAGCAGGGACACCCGTTCCCTTCCACCCCAGAATGTCCATGATGGAGTGCGGTGTCGGTGGCTGCTTCGGTGGGTTCGCGTACACGTGCGGATGCCACTGGGTTTGTTTTGTCCACTCATCGCTCGGTGCTTTGCTGTGCGCGAGCGGGGTACTTCGGTTGATGTCGTGATCCTCGGCCGTGTCGTCGTTGTGGTCACCATTTTTCAAGATCCTGTCCACCGAGACGGATCGTGGTGGATTGTGATTGTTTGACTCATTGTTGCTGggcggttgctgctggtgctctTTGTCACTGTGGTTCGGTGAATGCTGATCATCCGGCACGTTGCTGTGGTAGAGATTCTTCACCTCTAGAACCTCTTCCGCTTGGGTCATTTTTAGTTCACTGGGCCTGGGAGCGGGGGGCCGCAAAGGTTTCAATCAATCTTAAGCTCGACGTACGTACAAATCACATCAAATACCCGTAACACGTGTTTTTCGCAGAGCTTATCTGAAAAAATAATAGACCataagaaataattaaaatgtatataaaaGTAAACCTCTTTAGATAATTCTATATGCCAGTAGAACACTCCCTTTTTCTTTAGAGACTTCAATGCTATCAAAAGACAGGAACAGGACAGCATAAATATAAAAAGCTTTTAGATCTGTTTTCTAAAGTTCACCCTTAATTTTTCGTGCAATATACCACGAATTGACgagtaataaattaaatattaaagcCAAGGAGCATGACCATGTTGTCAATTATCAAGGTAATTTGATTAATTGTTCagtgaacaaacaaaattgaaaaacaaacatcaacatCGACGTTTTTCGGTCCCAATTACACACTGCTTTCTTTACGTCGCCGACAGACAGTTTCGGTTgtataaataaaaacgaaacatcGTTGGCCTCATCGAACCAAACAGTGTGACGAAATCTCAAATGTTCTATTAATACCCACTTCATGTCACTATAAATATGACAGGACAGTCAAATTCATGGTGAAAAATATTCCATCTGCTTTAACTCTTCTCGGCAGCGGACTAATAAATGTGATGTGGCCCCCAACATTTTCATTCTTTACgatccaccatcaccaccgttATTAAGAATCATGATGAGATTAAGCAACCAGCGCACTCCCTCTTTCTCCCTCCATCTCGCATGCTCTTTCGCTTTTTGTATGAGCAATTATTTAAAGGAATAATATGTTTTCATTCTCCCgtctttttcattttgtcGCCGCTTTTATAGCCTAAGTGaggtaaattaaatttgtttactTGTTGCAAACCTAATAAACCATTTTTCTCAATGTATCCAATGGTATcgattcgtttgtttgtatgatACTGCTTTCAAATTTGTGTGATGCAATCAAACtactattttatttatttttttatcaataccACGGCACAATCCATTTATATTTATCTACATCACGGCATGAAGCTGACTTGGTTTTAtcgaaaaataatacaaattttaaaattcttcaagaatttatgataaaaaaacTTTGACCTAGATTCGTGTTGTTCGagtatccgggcgaggtcgaGTCCCGATGAGCCCTGATAAACGGCGTTCCACTATAAGTATACTTACATAACGTCAATAAAACGTGTTAGACTTGAAAAATCCTATTGGATTTCAAATTAGCCCGTATAAATAATTGAGAACCCCTGAAAAACACTTGTTAGTCAGAAAGGCACAACGGTTCAATTGGAAACCTGTTTAAATATCTTATTTCTTATAAACAATTTCTTTATCGTAACAATAGCACTTTCATTGCTCATTAGAGAAAACAGAGTCAAAATTGATAATGTTGTGTCTGAGTTCGTTGGTTTATCTGGAGTACTCCAAGGTAGTATCTAAGGACCGTTGTTGTTCTTGCTGTTTATCAATGATTTGACCACTTGTGTTCCATCCAATATTTGTCTACTGTATACCGACGATGTTAAACTGTGTTTGCCTGTTAAAACTCGGGatgattgttatttattacAACAGTTCATAGACTCTTTTAATTCTTGGTGCTTAGGTAATGATCTAGAACTCGCAATCGACAAATGCTTCATAACAACGTTTCACAGATTAAAACACCCAATTGAATTCGATCATTCTCGGGCAGGTAGGACATTACTTCGTCGGCAGCATGTGTGTGATTTAGGGATGACTTTGGACCAAAGCTTACCTTCCACTTGCACATTGACAAGATTGTTGATAAGGCTTATACAGTATTATGGTTTATTTATCGTAAACTTCGCGAATTATATGATCTATTTTGCCTAAAATCAAtctatgtttgtttggttcgttccATTATTGAGTATTGTTCTATTATTTGTGCTGGTGCTAGTTGGAAATCgtaaatatgtttaaatgtGTTCAACGCAGGTTTACTAGACTATCTATGAATTGTCCACCTTTGAGAGGTGTTAATTTTATGCCAAGCTATAGGGACCGTTGTTTGTTCTTAGGTCTTCAAACGCATGAACATCTTCACAAAGTTAatcaatgtgtgtttgttagccggtctcatggtacagtcgtcaactcgtacgacttaacaacgtgcccgtcatgggttcaatccccaaatagaccgcgccgccaaacgtaggactgactattctgctatggggggtaatcgataagtcactgaaagctaactccacaagtgggtacaggtaggccttgaccgacaacggttgttgagccaaagaagaagaagaagaagttttgtCAGCAAATTGtcagaaaattaaataattaattggaTGCACCTTCTCTATTAGGAAAGTATAACATTTATGCACCTGCCAGAGCACTTCGATCACACAATTTACTTAAAACCGTACCTAGACACACACTTTATGGAACTAACGATCCTGTATTATCAATGACGAGCCAATTTAAGGAgtgaatttaaaattttgattttaatctcCCGACGTATAAGATGAGCcttctattatttttcaatttcaatgatGATATTCGTTAATCTAGGGGTTATTTAGAatgttaataataaaatagtttAATAAGTCGTAGCACAAACGTACAGGCCAATTATatctataaataaaaaaatatgaa contains:
- the LOC120898460 gene encoding homeobox protein B-H2 is translated as MTQAEEVLEVKNLYHSNVPDDQHSPNHSDKEHQQQPPSNNESNNHNPPRSVSVDRILKNGDHNDDTAEDHDINRSTPLAHSKAPSDEWTKQTQWHPHVYANPPKQPPTPHSIMDILGWKGTGVPAVGTPNSHVPVREDNHTKLPYRRLFDAASKEECRDDVSSAYYRPTDVEEQHQHQQQQQRSIVEDEDNITVDQDDDSDEEEIEEKRPNVVERTRPMSPNDEPLNLCIVKHTSSADVTPPVRRKTPSLGRNSLERFHERKIMSEEDSTQESTRSSSVHYHQRHTPAHLTPAHHQQRPRSVVPPPALAHSSDADSDICMSNDDSSTADGHFSAVSDAVASATMTMSTLFSLPKPAGVPSNGVTAGAVLTEEETTTTSVPSHHRRKKKARTTFTGRQIFELEKQFEVKKYLSSNERTEMAKLLNVTETQVKIWFQNRRTKWKKQDTAGSGEVPAASGGHAISSSPSPHSPKDATKGISSGSNSSSSSGRPLSNAAVASKLSATELPAHGPAWVNELESGRPPPPPPAPAASQLGKSRAYAKASTAVRKGKQHAERHLSVGTSDRRSASSSSSGTAMSSSRSNSAAATTTVEHPGQQMAQSA